Proteins co-encoded in one Girardinichthys multiradiatus isolate DD_20200921_A chromosome 11, DD_fGirMul_XY1, whole genome shotgun sequence genomic window:
- the LOC124876240 gene encoding interferon regulatory factor 2-binding protein 1-like, which translates to MSSASQPSSRRQWCYLCDLPKMPWAMLWEFSEAVCRGCVNYDGADRIELLIETARQLKSTHGVLDGRSPGPQQSKPGSVGTVEAGRQHGERVDRGRVEYGVSSRLPNGLHRAEDVAMSEGSRQSPNTRRAVAGAVPGLHSTISHALIAQGLVAGPHGLLAPLSGSRIASTPIAVSAGPIMGESGRRQAVSLGVGASTSALVDIVPAVWRNNEVMVELNEVARNRMEGWPNRPKAVRDVLVALSNSIPFNVRFRKDHNIQGRVLAFDAGTTPEFELKVFVEYPVGSGIIFSGIPDLVRQMFRDSAKDAGKAVNSGLRYVEYEKRQGTGDWRGLSELLNDSVRMFKEPPIPEVLPQPDPVLSLAAAGRPGPTKSTTRRRKASPGSENGESDGRPDHPARETWPRGAYTDPIPGMAAPQEGPPRLHSQPSPISALMGVTDSVSSSQMPRDSPGMSATHSSAAGRSTSSSPSTASTSASQAAMGQGMSAVGPSSNASTGESTSSTQGTLLCCTLCRERLEDTHFVQCPSVPHHKFCFPCTRAFIRSQGQGGEVYCPSGERCPLAGSTVPWAFMQGEISTILAGDGDVTVKKEE; encoded by the coding sequence ATGTCCTCCGCCTCGCAGCCTTCCTCCAGACGGCAGTGGTGCTACCTCTGCGATCTGCCGAAGATGCCGTGGGCCATGCTGTGGGAGTTCAGCGAAGCGGTGTGCCGGGGATGTGTCAACTATGACGGCGCGGACCGGATCGAGCTGCTGATTGAAACGGCGCGGCAGCTCAAGAGCACGCACGGGGTGTTAGACGGCAGGTCTCCCGGACCCCAGCAGAGCAAACCCGGCTCGGTGGGGACCGTTGAAGCGGGGCGGCAGCATGGTGAGCGCGTAGACAGGGGGAGGGTGGAATATGGGGTGTCTTCTCGGCTCCCTAACGGCCTGCACCGGGCTGAGGACGTGGCTATGTCAGAGGGAAGCCGTCAGAGCCCGAACACCCGCCGTGCTGTAGCCGGTGCTGTTCCCGGGCTCCATAGCACCATATCTCACGCCTTGATTGCTCAGGGGTTGGTGGCAGGTCCTCATGGGCTTTTAGCCCCGTTATCAGGCTCCCGAATAGCCAGCACCCCAATCGCAGTCTCAGCTGGGCCCATCATGGGTGAAAGCGGCAGAAGGCAGGCGGTGTCTCTGGGTGTGGGTGCCAGCACCTCTGCCCTTGTGGATATAGTTCCAGCAGTGTGGAGGAACAATGAGGTGATGGTTGAACTGAACGAGGTGGCCAGAAACAGAATGGAGGGCTGGCCAAACCGACCCAAAGCAGTCCGAGATGTGCTTGTGGCTCTGAGCAACTCTATCCCCTTTAATGTCCGCTTCAGGAAAGATCATAACATCCAGGGTCGAGTCCTGGCTTTTGATGCTGGCACAACTCCAGAATTTGAGCTGAAGGTTTTTGTCGAGTATCCTGTGGGCTCCGGGATAATCTTCTCAGGCATCCCAGACCTGGTCAGACAGATGTTCAGGGATTCAGCTAAAGATGCAGGTAAAGCTGTGAACTCTGGGTTGCGATATGTGGAATATGAGAAGCGGCAGGGCACTGGAGACTGGCGAGGACTGTCTGAGCTCCTGAATGACAGTGTGCGGATGTTTAAAGAACCTCCAATCCCAGAGGTCCTGCCACAGCCAGATCCAGTACTGTCGCTGGCAGCAGCGGGTCGCCCAGGTCCAACAAAGAGCACGACCAGACGCCGCAAAGCTTCTCCTGGCTCTGAAAATGGGGAGAGTGATGGGAGACCCGATCACCCAGCAAGGGAAACTTGGCCCCGAGGTGCCTACACAGATCCTATTCCTGGCATGGCTGCTCCCCAGGAAGGTCCACCACGTCTCCACAGCCAGCCGTCACCCATCTCAGCTCTTATGGGAGTCACAGATAGCGTGAGCTCCAGTCAGATGCCCAGAGACAGCCCAGGCATGTCTGCAACTCACTCCTCCGCAGCTGGCCGCTCCACCAGCAGCAGCCCCTCCACCGCCTCCACCTCAGCCTCCCAGGCAGCCATGGGGCAGGGAATGAGTGCAGTTGGGCCGAGCAGCAATGCCAGCACTGGGGAAAGCACGAGCAGCACGCAGGGTACCCTGCTCTGCTGCACCCTCTGTAGGGAGCGCCTGGAGGACACACACTTTGTCCAGTGTCCCTCTGTCCCTCACCACAAGTTCTGTTTTCCCTGCACGCGGGCATTCATCCGCAGCCAGGGTCAAGGAGGGGAGGTGTACTGCCCGAGCGGGGAGCGCTGTCCCCTGGCTGGATCCACCGTGCCTTGGGCCTTCATGCAGGGGGAGATCTCGACCATCCTGGCTGGAGATGGAGATGTGACAGTAAAGAAGGAAGAGTGA